The following are encoded in a window of Heliangelus exortis chromosome 9, bHelExo1.hap1, whole genome shotgun sequence genomic DNA:
- the ACSL3 gene encoding fatty acid CoA ligase Acsl3, giving the protein MKLKHNINPVLLQLINFIILVYSFVMYIPWYIFSGSRQAIEKAKQVKARPVNTKPGSAYRSVNSMHCLASVLYPGCDTLDKVFKYAKTKFKDRKLLGTREILKEEDEIQPSGKVFKKVILGKYTWLSYEDVYIKAVNFGNGLAVLGQQPKTNIAIFCETRAEWMIAAQACFMCNYQLVTLYATLGGPAIVHGLNETEVTTIITSKELMQTKLKEIVSQVPLLRHIITVDGKPTTWSEFPKGVIVHTMASVQAMGAKADAGNKQQARPVPSDIAVIMYTSGSTGVPKGVMISHCNIIAGITGMAERIPNLGEKDIYIGYLPLAHVLELSAELVCLSHGCRIGYSSPQTLADQSSKIKKGSKGDVTTLKPTLMAAVPEIMDRIYKNVMNKVNEMTPFQRNLFILAYNYKMEQISKGYTTPLCDSLIFRKVRMLLGGKIRILLCGGAPLSAATQRFMNICFCCPVGQGYGLTESAGAGTITEVWDYTTGRVGAPLVCCEIKLMNWEEGGYYNTDKPYPRGEILIGGQNVTVGYYKNELRTKKDFTIDENGQRWLHTGDIGEFQQDGCLKIIDRKKDLVKLQAGEYVSLGKVEAALKNLPLVDNICAYASSFHSYVIGFVVPNQKELAELARKKGFKGTWEEICNSPEMEKEVLKVLAEAAMAANLEKFEIPVKIRLSPDPWTPETGLVTDAFKLKRKELTAFYQTDIDRMYGINVK; this is encoded by the exons ATGAAGTTGAAGCATAACATCAACCCTGTTCTTCTACAGTTGATAAACTTTATCATCTTGGTGTACTCCTTTGTAATGTACATTCCATGGTACATATTTTCAGGATCAAGGCAGGCTATAGAAAAAGCCAAGCAGGTTAAAGCTAGACCTGTGAATACCAAGCCTGGGAGTGCATACAGATCTGTTAACAGTATGCACTGCTTAGCTTCAGTTTTATATCCTGGGTGTGATACACTCGACAAAGTTTTTAAATATGCTAAAACTaaatttaaagacagaaaactcCTGGGAACACGAGAAATCCtaaaagaggaagatgaaatCCAGCCATcaggaaaagtttttaaaaag GTCATCCTTGGCAAGTATACCTGGCTTTCGTATGAAGATGTATACATTAAAGCTGTTAATTTTGGAAATGGCTTGGCAGTATTGGGTCAGCAACCAAAGACTAATATTGCTATCTTCTGTGAGACTAGAGCTGAGTGGATGATTGCAGCACAGGCTTGCTTCATGTGCAACTACCAGC ttgttACTCTGTATGCTACTCTGGGAGGCCCAGCAATAGTACACGGGCTGAATGAAACAGAGGTGACCACCATCATTACTAGTAAAGAATTGATGCAGACAAAACTGAAG GAAATTGTCTCCCAAGTTCCACTGCTGAGACACATTATTACAGTGGATGGCAAACCAACAACGTGGTCAGAGTTCCCCAAGGGTGTCATTGTTCACACTATGGCTTCTGTGCAAGCAATGGGGGCCAAGGCAGATGCTG GAAATAAACAGCAGGCCAGACCTGTGCCCTCAGATATTGCAGTGATCATGTACACAAGTGGATCCACAGGAGTTCCCAAAGGAGTTATGATCTCCCATTGCAATATAATTGCTGGGATAACTGGAATGGCTGAGAGGATTCCAAATCTGGG gGAAAAAGACATTTATATTGGCTATTTGCCTCTTGCCCATGTTCTGGAGCTGAGTGCAGAACTTGTGTGTCTGTCCCATGGATGCCGCATTGGATACTCTTCCCCTCAGACATTAGCTGACCAG TCCTccaaaataaagaaaggaagcaaaggtGATGTTACTACCCTTAAGCCAACCCTAATGGCAGCTGTCCCA GAAATTATGGATCGGATCTACAAAAATGTCATGAACAAAGTGAATGAAATGACTCCTTTCCAGCGGAATCTATTTATATTGGCCTACAACTACAAAATGGAACAGATTTCCAAAGGTTACACTACCCCACTCTGTGACAg CCTCATTTTCCGCAAAGTCCGGATGCTGCTAGGTGGGAAAATCCGGATCCTGCTGTGTGGAGGAGCCCCCCTCTCAGCAGCCACTCAGCGTTTTATGAACATTTGTTTCTGTTGCCCTGTAGGACAGGGCTATGGGCTCACTGaatcagctggagctgggacaaTCACAGAAG TTTGGGACTACACTACAGGGAGAGTGGGAGCTCCTTTGGTCTGTTGTGAAATCAAATTAATGAACTGGGAAGAAG GTGGGTATTACAACACTGATAAACCCTATCCCAGAGGTGAGATTCTTATTGGAGGGCAAAATGTGACTGTGGGCTACTACAAAAATGAATTGAGAACCAAAAAAGACTTCACCATTGATGAGAATGGGCAAAGGTGGCTGCACACTGGAGACATTGGAGAGTTTCAGCAAGATGGATGTCTCAAAATTATTG ATCGTAAAAAAGATCTTGTCAAGCTCCAGGCAGGGGAATATGTTTCTCTTGGCAAAGTAGAAGCAGCTCTAAAGAATCTTCCACTGGTAGACAATATTTGTGCATATGCAAGCAG TTTCCATTCTTATGTCATTGGATTTGTTGTGCCAAATCAAAAGGAGCTTGCAGAACTAGCTCGAAAGAAAGGATTTAAAGGAACTTGGGAAGAGATCTGTAACAGTCCTGAGATGGAAAAAGAGGTACTGAAAGTTCTAGCTGAGGCTGCCATGGCAG ctaATCTGGAGAAGTTTGAAATACCAGTAAAAATTCGATTGAGCCCTGATCCTTGGACCCCTGAGACTGGTCTAGTGACAGATGCATTCAAACTAAAACGCAAAGAGCTCACGGCGTTCTATCAGACGGACATTGACCGAATGTATggaataaatgtaaaataa